In Candidatus Defluviibacterium haderslevense, the following are encoded in one genomic region:
- a CDS encoding DUF1015 domain-containing protein, which translates to MLIKPIHYSFPILSKIKDKTLFFEQIKNTFTEIKNSGIFNDKAKKTIFIYRIKTKSKVYHGIIAGIDIQEYIKGKIKKHENTLIKQEENIIQLMKARQAIIKPVLLAYPSKKKIKDLIVGSFLGKKPKFVIEFPKEHQIHELFAVTKIQAIKDIQKAFKAQVPKAYIADGHHRMAAVNDLLLANPDLKSQGLNYFLCALFDFNELSIFSYNRLVHILDLFDIDVILAQLSKVAQVKKIPNARQSSKKFEIILFTSNSYYSIVWNKSIIAKVKKEKGIVFDIDLFNDYILHEIMGIEDIRSNPRITYVEGVKGTKSIIKSIKENKEFIGFGFYPVKRGEFIKIADDGKVLPPKSTWFEPRIKNGLVIQHIEGLLSA; encoded by the coding sequence GTGTTAATAAAGCCGATCCACTATAGTTTTCCTATCCTATCAAAAATAAAAGATAAAACGTTATTTTTTGAGCAAATTAAAAACACTTTTACTGAAATTAAAAACTCTGGAATATTTAATGATAAAGCAAAAAAAACCATTTTTATATACAGAATAAAAACAAAATCTAAAGTGTATCATGGAATTATCGCTGGAATAGATATCCAGGAATATATTAAAGGGAAAATAAAAAAACACGAAAATACACTCATCAAACAGGAAGAAAATATTATACAGCTCATGAAAGCCCGTCAGGCTATTATTAAACCTGTATTGTTGGCTTATCCGAGCAAGAAGAAAATAAAGGATTTAATTGTAGGCTCTTTCCTTGGTAAAAAACCAAAATTCGTTATTGAGTTCCCAAAAGAACATCAAATCCATGAATTATTTGCAGTAACTAAAATTCAAGCCATTAAGGACATTCAAAAAGCATTCAAGGCACAGGTTCCAAAAGCTTATATTGCAGATGGTCATCACCGCATGGCAGCTGTAAATGATTTATTGCTCGCCAATCCTGATTTGAAAAGTCAGGGACTCAATTATTTTTTATGTGCACTCTTTGACTTTAATGAATTAAGTATTTTTTCATACAATCGACTGGTCCATATTTTGGATTTATTTGATATAGATGTGATTCTTGCACAATTAAGTAAAGTAGCACAGGTCAAAAAAATACCCAACGCTAGACAATCATCAAAAAAATTTGAAATCATACTCTTTACATCCAATTCCTACTATTCCATTGTTTGGAATAAATCTATAATAGCAAAGGTGAAAAAGGAAAAAGGAATAGTCTTTGATATTGATCTTTTTAATGATTATATATTACATGAAATAATGGGTATTGAGGATATTCGTTCGAACCCTAGAATCACTTATGTGGAAGGCGTTAAAGGAACTAAATCCATTATCAAAAGTATTAAGGAAAACAAAGAGTTTATAGGTTTTGGATTTTATCCAGTTAAACGTGGTGAATTCATTAAGATCGCGGATGATGGGAAAGTATTACCTCCAAAAAGTACCTGGTTTGAACCCCGAATTAAAAATGGTTTGGTTATACAACATATAGAGGGTCTATTATCAGCATAA
- a CDS encoding peptidylprolyl isomerase, with product MKNIQLDRYLKVVMLLISSMIFVISCFPPVVEDKSDMFYTISDPTVQSIINAQDRRLTDSIIPYLSHQKALYRKLAAEALGSFQDSLAIPHLIGLLHDDQELVRQAAVFSLGQIGHKNAERDLINAFIGVDSTGPFMKTNSMILEALGKSGTDSSMNLICKIKGYTPKDTLLLYGQMCALYRFGMRGMFCPEGLALLIEIATHNQYPESSRLMAAHSLQRFKNLDLAKYFDVLKSACIDEKNVNIRMCLILATSRIGSPATLTLLEDLYSRGLDVRIQSNIIRGLQHFGGGSASHLALRAVQNPSAQVSLLGAQYLVDHGTELNEDEMTSLALQRGLSWQAKALLYEALLVHIPKYKVLTRRDIINAIKNQIQKSQSPYEKGAYIKSLHNEVLELPYIISLGGKNASFVVKTIVTECIESILKNKTFGLYYKGSKNPIYSMVSEYFNEQCNLGNVGSLAVIASIFRSETGLLKYYFKPDSMFGIAKNVLKLPRDIETYNEIETTLAKMNHTKYEAKKVAYNHPIDWQKLIKLKDTINVIVTTDKGALYLELYPKLASGSVANFITLIQESFFNDKFIHRVVPNFVIQAGCPRGDGYGGLDYTIRTEINSSINFQGEGLVGMASAGPDTECSQFFITYSPTPHLDGKYTIFGKMTKGMEVLMAINQGDKIIDVKVSN from the coding sequence TTGAAAAACATACAACTTGATCGATATTTGAAGGTAGTAATGCTTCTGATAAGCAGTATGATTTTTGTCATATCATGCTTTCCTCCGGTGGTTGAAGACAAAAGTGACATGTTTTATACCATATCAGATCCCACAGTTCAATCCATCATTAATGCTCAAGATCGGCGTCTTACAGATTCAATCATTCCATATTTAAGTCACCAAAAAGCATTGTATCGAAAATTAGCAGCAGAGGCCCTGGGTAGTTTCCAGGATAGTTTAGCAATTCCACATTTAATCGGATTATTACATGATGATCAGGAATTGGTTCGGCAAGCTGCTGTTTTTAGTCTTGGACAAATTGGGCATAAAAATGCTGAAAGAGATCTCATTAATGCCTTCATTGGAGTTGATTCCACTGGTCCTTTTATGAAGACCAATTCGATGATACTAGAAGCTCTCGGAAAATCCGGTACGGATAGTTCGATGAATTTAATTTGTAAGATCAAAGGCTATACCCCAAAAGATACTTTATTGTTATATGGGCAGATGTGTGCGTTATACAGGTTTGGAATGAGAGGTATGTTTTGTCCGGAAGGTCTGGCACTATTAATTGAAATAGCTACACATAATCAATATCCGGAATCATCTAGATTAATGGCAGCACATAGCCTTCAAAGATTTAAAAATCTCGATCTGGCTAAATATTTTGATGTACTAAAGTCTGCTTGTATAGATGAAAAAAATGTGAACATTAGAATGTGTTTAATTCTAGCCACATCCAGAATAGGTAGTCCTGCAACATTGACCTTGTTGGAAGATTTGTATTCACGTGGATTGGATGTGAGAATTCAATCCAATATTATTCGTGGGTTGCAACATTTTGGAGGAGGCTCCGCAAGTCACTTAGCTTTAAGGGCAGTTCAAAATCCATCTGCACAGGTGTCTTTGTTAGGTGCGCAATATTTAGTGGATCATGGGACGGAATTAAATGAGGATGAAATGACATCGTTGGCTTTACAGCGAGGGCTCTCCTGGCAAGCGAAGGCTTTGTTGTATGAGGCATTACTGGTGCATATTCCAAAATATAAAGTATTGACCAGACGAGATATAATTAATGCTATCAAAAATCAAATCCAAAAATCACAATCTCCATATGAAAAGGGAGCCTACATTAAATCCCTGCATAATGAAGTTTTGGAATTGCCATATATTATTTCACTAGGTGGAAAAAATGCATCATTCGTAGTTAAAACAATAGTTACTGAATGTATTGAATCCATCTTAAAAAATAAAACCTTTGGACTTTATTATAAGGGATCCAAAAATCCTATTTATTCAATGGTTAGTGAATATTTTAATGAGCAATGCAACTTAGGAAATGTAGGTAGCTTAGCTGTAATTGCATCCATATTTAGAAGTGAAACAGGATTATTAAAATATTATTTTAAACCGGATTCCATGTTTGGCATTGCTAAAAATGTGTTGAAATTGCCCAGAGATATTGAGACTTATAATGAGATTGAAACCACTCTTGCCAAAATGAATCATACCAAATATGAAGCAAAAAAAGTGGCTTATAATCATCCCATAGATTGGCAAAAATTGATCAAGTTAAAAGATACCATTAATGTCATAGTAACAACGGATAAAGGTGCTTTGTATTTAGAATTATACCCCAAATTAGCGTCAGGGAGTGTGGCTAATTTTATTACACTAATTCAAGAATCTTTTTTTAATGATAAGTTCATTCATAGAGTTGTTCCTAATTTTGTTATTCAGGCTGGATGCCCAAGGGGTGATGGTTATGGTGGATTAGATTATACCATTAGAACAGAAATAAATTCAAGTATTAATTTCCAAGGTGAGGGATTAGTAGGCATGGCAAGTGCAGGTCCGGATACGGAATGCAGTCAGTTTTTTATTACCTATTCACCGACGCCACATCTTGATGGAAAATATACCATTTTCGGCAAGATGACTAAAGGAATGGAAGTGTTAATGGCGATTAATCAAGGGGACAAAATTATTGATGTCAAAGTTTCCAATTAG
- a CDS encoding NAD-dependent epimerase/dehydratase family protein, with the protein MAAKILVLGSNGQIGTVLSEALRLKYDQKNVITSDIRPPKNPIGVFLHIDVLDKEAIRSAIIQHGITQIYHLAAILSASGEKNPSLTWKINMEGLINVLDLAVECKIERVFFPSSIAIYGPTTPKVNTPQFTSFIPSTVYGMSKLAGENWCEYYYTRYGLDVRSIRYPGVIGWQSLPEGGTTDYAVEIFHAALKNETYSCFLEANTRLPMIYMDDAIRATISLMEADSNALTVRTSYNLVGMSFTPLEIYEEIKKHFPEFKIMYNPDFRQAIAASWAESIDDHTAQHDWHWKPQYDLAKMTSDMFEHLRL; encoded by the coding sequence ATGGCTGCGAAAATATTAGTGTTAGGATCTAATGGACAAATTGGGACGGTATTGTCAGAAGCATTACGGTTAAAGTACGATCAAAAAAATGTAATCACCTCAGATATTCGTCCACCCAAGAATCCTATTGGAGTGTTTTTGCACATAGATGTTTTGGATAAAGAAGCCATCCGCTCCGCAATCATACAACATGGGATTACCCAAATATATCATCTGGCTGCTATCCTTTCTGCAAGTGGAGAAAAAAATCCTTCCCTAACATGGAAAATAAATATGGAAGGATTGATCAACGTTTTGGATTTAGCAGTAGAATGCAAGATTGAACGGGTGTTCTTTCCAAGCTCTATTGCGATTTATGGTCCAACCACTCCTAAGGTCAATACACCTCAATTCACAAGTTTTATTCCATCAACAGTATATGGAATGAGTAAATTAGCTGGTGAAAACTGGTGTGAATATTATTATACACGCTATGGACTAGATGTCCGATCAATCAGATATCCGGGTGTAATAGGGTGGCAATCATTGCCTGAGGGTGGAACTACTGATTATGCGGTAGAAATCTTTCATGCTGCCTTAAAAAACGAAACCTACTCTTGCTTTTTGGAAGCAAATACCCGTTTGCCAATGATCTATATGGATGATGCCATTCGGGCTACCATATCATTAATGGAGGCCGATTCGAATGCACTGACAGTTAGGACTAGTTACAACCTTGTCGGAATGAGTTTTACTCCTTTGGAGATTTATGAAGAGATTAAAAAGCATTTCCCGGAATTTAAAATCATGTATAATCCGGACTTCAGACAAGCTATCGCTGCTTCTTGGGCAGAATCTATTGATGACCATACCGCTCAACATGATTGGCATTGGAAACCACAATATGATCTAGCGAAAATGACATCAGATATGTTTGAGCATTTAAGACTTTAG
- a CDS encoding TraR/DksA family transcriptional regulator, translating to MRLNSEHMKTRYSDEELAEFKTLIDSKIEAAKQELAETEQQTMEMRENMSDEQGGDWFDDSSIHTEIEFLSKMAERQRQHLQGLEMALVRIKNKSFGICTVTGELIDKQRLLLVPHTTKSVKAKENEAPAHTNENRNSGSFEDEETEEVPVEE from the coding sequence TTGCGGTTAAATTCGGAGCACATGAAGACCAGATATTCAGATGAAGAATTAGCAGAGTTCAAGACATTGATCGATTCCAAGATTGAAGCTGCTAAACAAGAGTTAGCCGAAACGGAACAGCAGACCATGGAAATGCGGGAAAACATGTCTGATGAACAAGGTGGGGACTGGTTTGATGATAGTTCTATCCATACTGAAATTGAATTTTTAAGTAAGATGGCTGAACGTCAGCGTCAGCACTTACAAGGTTTGGAGATGGCATTGGTGCGGATTAAAAATAAGTCATTCGGAATTTGTACAGTTACTGGAGAGTTGATTGACAAACAACGCTTACTATTGGTACCTCACACCACAAAAAGTGTTAAAGCAAAAGAAAATGAAGCTCCGGCTCATACCAATGAAAATAGGAATTCAGGATCTTTTGAGGATGAAGAAACTGAAGAGGTACCTGTTGAAGAATAG
- a CDS encoding transcriptional regulator: MEYSQCRKKFIDTWSQLGVSWGISRTMAQIHALLLLSPVQINAEQIISELDISGGNANTNLRLLLDWGLIYKVQVTGSRCEYFVAEKDTQIIFKRILEQRKKKELDPIQTELQCLLDCKCDSVESKEMHKLVLDITQFASKSDKLLNQLIRTDSHWLFNTLFKVLN, from the coding sequence TTGGAATATAGTCAGTGCCGTAAAAAATTTATTGATACTTGGTCACAGTTGGGTGTATCATGGGGTATTAGTCGTACAATGGCTCAAATCCATGCTCTGTTGTTACTGTCTCCCGTGCAAATCAATGCTGAGCAAATCATATCAGAACTTGATATTTCAGGAGGGAATGCCAATACCAATTTAAGATTATTATTAGACTGGGGGTTGATATATAAAGTTCAAGTAACTGGTTCAAGATGTGAATATTTTGTGGCAGAAAAAGATACGCAAATTATATTTAAAAGGATTTTGGAACAGCGTAAGAAAAAGGAATTGGATCCCATTCAAACTGAATTGCAATGTCTATTAGACTGCAAATGTGATAGTGTGGAATCCAAGGAGATGCATAAATTGGTGCTTGACATTACTCAGTTCGCAAGTAAATCGGATAAGTTGTTAAATCAATTAATTAGAACAGATTCACACTGGTTGTTTAATACCTTGTTTAAAGTATTGAATTAA
- a CDS encoding T9SS type A sorting domain-containing protein, whose product MFKKLILICALFTGFYSTTTAQDCIGPADHTLTLLNKTNFGGSDCLFTVRFCVKKLTKDAKTIDYYVTHTYGTMTRTINVSNLQVGSIICESFTFVGDCNSTASFLAEGKKLNNTVCGVVSDFIILPIRLVSFNAISTRSGHYNLIWQTAVEQNASHFVVQQSTDNRTFRDISKVRAVGNSNSLKDYSFDIELIPSKTNYFRLKMVDLDGRFTYSNITSINQNGRKLTVSPNPAFDFIAVDHIQEADLSKIEITTIHGQKVSCPLTNRQIDISQLIPGVYILKMEDENVKFIKN is encoded by the coding sequence ATGTTTAAAAAACTGATCTTAATTTGTGCTCTTTTCACAGGATTTTATTCCACTACCACTGCCCAAGATTGTATTGGACCTGCTGATCACACCCTAACGCTCCTAAACAAAACTAATTTTGGTGGATCTGACTGTCTTTTTACAGTTCGATTTTGTGTAAAAAAATTGACTAAGGATGCCAAGACTATAGATTACTATGTAACCCATACTTATGGTACCATGACCAGAACCATAAATGTCTCAAATCTTCAGGTAGGTTCTATCATTTGTGAGAGTTTCACTTTTGTGGGAGATTGTAATTCCACAGCCTCATTTCTTGCTGAAGGAAAAAAATTGAATAATACCGTTTGTGGTGTCGTTTCAGATTTTATCATTTTACCGATCAGACTTGTAAGTTTTAATGCGATAAGTACTAGATCAGGACATTACAATTTGATTTGGCAAACTGCTGTGGAGCAAAATGCATCCCATTTTGTAGTTCAACAAAGTACAGACAACAGAACTTTTAGAGATATTTCAAAAGTCAGAGCTGTCGGCAATTCGAACTCCCTGAAAGATTATAGTTTCGATATTGAATTAATTCCTTCTAAAACAAATTATTTCAGACTAAAAATGGTTGATCTGGACGGTCGTTTCACTTATAGCAACATTACCAGTATCAATCAAAATGGGCGCAAACTCACAGTATCACCAAATCCCGCATTTGATTTTATTGCAGTTGATCACATCCAAGAAGCCGATTTGAGCAAAATAGAAATAACAACAATACACGGTCAAAAAGTAAGTTGCCCATTAACTAATCGTCAAATTGATATATCTCAATTAATTCCCGGAGTATATATCCTTAAAATGGAAGATGAAAACGTCAAGTTTATAAAAAATTAA
- the gcvT gene encoding glycine cleavage system aminomethyltransferase GcvT, whose protein sequence is MKNTALTDRHIALGAKMAPFAGYNMPISYTGIREEHDAVRNVGGMFDVSHMGEFIVKGKEALDLIQWVTSNDVSKLNIGDVQYSCLPNKSGGIVDDLLVYRLLEDHCAEGERSYMLVVNASNIEKDWDWIMANHHFDARMINISDQTGLIAVQGPAVFHLLQSLTDINLSEIPYYHFREGVFAGVENVIISATGYTGAGGFELYCGNENIGHLWDEVLRVGGSSGLIPVGLGARDTLRLEMGFCLYGNDIDDQTSPLEAGLGWITKLNKGDFIGKDWLMVQKTNGVQKKLCGIVVDDRRVPRHGYTVCDESEQEIGVITSGTQSPTLNIPIGMAYLPVSHSKIGQKIKINMGSKFIDAHVVNIPFLKK, encoded by the coding sequence ATGAAAAATACGGCTTTGACAGATAGACATATTGCATTAGGCGCTAAAATGGCCCCATTTGCTGGTTATAATATGCCGATTTCATATACAGGAATTAGAGAAGAACACGATGCGGTAAGAAACGTTGGAGGTATGTTCGATGTATCCCATATGGGTGAATTTATTGTTAAGGGTAAAGAAGCACTGGACTTAATTCAATGGGTTACATCTAATGATGTTTCAAAATTAAATATAGGTGATGTGCAATATTCCTGCTTACCTAATAAGTCGGGTGGAATCGTAGATGATCTTTTGGTATATCGATTACTCGAAGATCACTGTGCCGAAGGAGAGCGATCTTATATGTTGGTCGTTAATGCATCTAATATTGAAAAAGATTGGGATTGGATCATGGCAAACCATCATTTTGATGCACGCATGATCAATATTTCTGATCAAACCGGATTAATAGCTGTACAAGGTCCAGCGGTATTTCATTTGTTACAATCCTTGACGGATATTAATTTATCAGAAATTCCGTATTATCATTTTAGAGAAGGTGTGTTTGCAGGCGTTGAAAACGTAATAATATCGGCTACTGGTTACACAGGTGCAGGTGGATTCGAACTGTATTGTGGCAATGAAAATATTGGGCATTTATGGGATGAAGTATTGCGTGTAGGTGGTTCATCAGGATTAATTCCTGTTGGATTGGGGGCACGGGACACGTTACGTCTAGAAATGGGTTTTTGCTTGTATGGAAATGATATAGATGATCAGACTTCACCATTAGAGGCTGGATTGGGATGGATTACGAAATTAAATAAAGGAGATTTTATTGGTAAAGATTGGTTAATGGTTCAAAAAACCAATGGTGTTCAAAAAAAATTATGTGGAATTGTTGTCGATGACCGAAGAGTTCCAAGGCATGGATATACTGTGTGTGATGAATCAGAACAAGAAATTGGAGTGATTACTTCAGGAACTCAATCTCCAACGCTGAATATTCCAATTGGAATGGCTTATCTACCGGTATCTCATTCTAAAATAGGTCAAAAAATAAAAATCAATATGGGATCAAAATTCATTGATGCCCACGTAGTTAACATACCATTTTTAAAAAAATAA
- a CDS encoding alpha-glucosidase C-terminal domain-containing protein gives MSIKYFLVLINFLFSISIYSQASNDTVIFKVPTSLPGSIIYEVNVRQYTTQGTFDAFSKHLPRLKEMGVDIIWLMPIFPISQVKRKGTLGSYYAVSDYNKINPEYGNKESFKKLVDEIHKLGMKVILDWVPNHTGWDHTWITKNPEWYTHNLTADTIIHTENTDWYDVADLNYENKELKFQMIRSMLYWLDGFEVDGFRMDVAGMVPDVFWAQLSRTFNAMNKNPIMLAEAEEPAHRNKGYFQMDYGWTFQGLIRDIYSGKKNALDFQNYYNADKQKFMNGWHMYFTSNHDENSWAGTEFEKLGSSHQMFSVLTFTLDGIPLIYSGQEEPLKKKLAFFEKDNIDFDQYAYAPFYKNLCTLRKNNKALYSGTFGGPIVWIQNDKTQQILSFKRSKDDNEILVVMNMSPQIIETQLSDLSTGKYLEYFSSKKIKIKKNIKLSLQPWAYQVYIKQNDH, from the coding sequence ATGTCTATAAAATACTTTCTTGTTCTTATAAATTTTTTATTTAGTATTTCTATCTATAGTCAGGCAAGCAATGACACCGTTATATTCAAAGTGCCCACATCACTTCCTGGTTCTATCATCTATGAAGTAAACGTTCGTCAATACACAACCCAGGGTACATTTGATGCATTTTCAAAACACTTACCAAGACTTAAAGAAATGGGTGTCGACATCATTTGGTTGATGCCTATTTTTCCAATCAGTCAAGTTAAGCGCAAGGGAACACTGGGCAGTTATTATGCTGTTTCAGATTATAATAAAATTAATCCTGAATATGGCAACAAAGAATCATTTAAAAAATTAGTAGATGAAATTCATAAACTAGGTATGAAAGTCATATTAGATTGGGTTCCAAATCATACCGGATGGGATCATACCTGGATTACAAAAAATCCGGAGTGGTACACCCACAACCTAACTGCAGATACCATCATTCACACTGAAAATACAGATTGGTACGATGTTGCAGATTTGAATTACGAAAACAAAGAATTAAAGTTTCAAATGATTAGGTCTATGCTGTATTGGCTAGATGGATTTGAGGTTGATGGTTTCAGAATGGACGTAGCCGGCATGGTGCCTGACGTATTTTGGGCCCAACTCTCAAGAACGTTTAATGCAATGAACAAGAATCCTATCATGCTTGCTGAAGCTGAGGAGCCGGCACACCGCAATAAAGGGTATTTCCAAATGGATTATGGATGGACATTCCAAGGCCTCATAAGGGATATTTACAGCGGCAAAAAAAATGCTTTAGATTTCCAGAATTATTATAATGCCGACAAACAAAAATTCATGAATGGCTGGCATATGTATTTTACCAGCAATCACGATGAAAACAGCTGGGCTGGAACTGAATTTGAAAAATTAGGTTCTAGCCATCAAATGTTTTCAGTTTTAACCTTCACATTAGATGGCATACCTCTTATCTATTCAGGTCAAGAAGAACCACTTAAAAAGAAATTAGCGTTCTTCGAAAAAGATAATATTGATTTTGATCAATATGCATATGCGCCATTTTATAAAAATCTATGTACGCTCCGCAAAAACAATAAAGCTCTTTATTCCGGAACATTTGGAGGTCCTATTGTATGGATCCAAAACGATAAAACGCAACAAATACTTTCATTCAAAAGATCCAAAGACGACAATGAAATTTTAGTGGTCATGAATATGAGTCCTCAGATTATCGAAACACAATTATCCGATCTATCAACAGGGAAGTATCTGGAATATTTTAGTTCGAAGAAAATAAAAATCAAGAAAAACATCAAACTATCATTGCAGCCATGGGCATACCAGGTTTATATTAAGCAAAATGACCATTGA
- a CDS encoding ribonuclease H-like domain-containing protein, translating to MHPSQILFLDIETVSSVSHFNELDPHWQGLWTHKSKFQIQSDPDKPIDEIYHDRAAIFAEFGKICCISVGAIKDHQFRVKSFYGTSEIELLTAFLSMIETHYNHAERAAFCGHNIKEFDIPFICRRAAILGLELPGILKINGKKPWELSHIIDTLELWKFGDYKHYTSLDLLAACFNLASSKSDISGKDVGDVFWVEQDLPRIARYCSQDVILTARVYYKLLNLGEIPDDMIQIIA from the coding sequence ATGCACCCAAGTCAAATATTGTTTTTGGACATTGAAACCGTCTCCTCGGTGAGCCATTTTAATGAATTAGATCCCCATTGGCAGGGACTCTGGACCCACAAATCTAAATTTCAGATACAATCCGATCCGGATAAGCCGATTGATGAGATATACCATGATCGGGCAGCTATATTTGCTGAATTTGGCAAAATTTGTTGTATCAGCGTAGGAGCCATTAAAGACCATCAATTTCGAGTTAAATCCTTTTACGGAACCTCGGAAATAGAGCTGCTAACCGCATTTCTGTCTATGATCGAAACTCATTATAATCACGCAGAAAGGGCAGCCTTTTGTGGACACAATATTAAAGAATTTGACATTCCATTTATTTGTCGTCGGGCCGCTATTCTAGGCCTAGAATTACCAGGTATCCTTAAAATAAACGGTAAAAAACCTTGGGAATTAAGCCACATTATTGATACCCTGGAGTTATGGAAATTTGGGGATTACAAACATTATACTTCTCTGGACCTTCTTGCCGCGTGTTTTAACCTGGCCAGTTCCAAGTCAGATATCAGTGGTAAAGATGTAGGTGATGTTTTTTGGGTCGAACAAGACCTCCCTCGAATTGCACGATATTGTTCACAGGATGTCATACTAACAGCCCGGGTTTATTACAAGCTCCTGAATCTTGGAGAAATTCCTGATGATATGATCCAAATTATAGCTTAA